One window of the Leucobacter komagatae genome contains the following:
- a CDS encoding PucR family transcriptional regulator: protein MHDGPEYLDRATVPLATLLDEPSLQAELASPSPGVLAADPGLAAQIRSTPVAAAIVIELEDPGQYMLPGDLLMVTGLAFADDAEHDRDYIARLRASGVSALVFGLEPVHAEIPATLLAACREANFPLIVLPPPIYFAAVTSIVNRALETERTRALEHMNTLARHLTEAVLQHRPAQRLVERLATERGSWAALRIGDELYLGGDLPQELALTEMFAEFDERLRRPRGAKGGPSTAFTTVRAGGVDYEVAAHEATPRTSRNRGVDGSAILSIGRTPRLTRIDLTALQLAANLVGLLLQLPAAQSMAVDQLLMQLLMERHGSQILGAERDRFARLLANSLGGGARTAHAVIAMRDPNVATAGDPVPAGETVASDTNWLRQLLHTPLVEHRAKQLRAFVASAPTLSELEHAGQLGWLLAVSRPHPLLELPSAMQEAEELARAALHIGTHVDGTAPPSEASWPLGAAADPAVARAAAAQWLAPILTADTVEQRGALTSWLRQHGSWDRSARELGLHRNTVRRLVGEAQVRLGRDLDDPLERARVLLALTALEAEPIPGVVPAKRPG from the coding sequence GTGCACGACGGACCCGAGTATCTTGACCGGGCGACGGTGCCGCTCGCGACGCTGCTCGACGAGCCATCACTGCAGGCTGAGCTTGCCTCGCCCTCCCCCGGAGTGCTCGCCGCCGACCCGGGCCTCGCCGCGCAAATCCGCAGCACCCCGGTCGCCGCGGCGATCGTGATCGAGCTCGAGGACCCGGGCCAGTACATGCTGCCCGGTGACCTCCTCATGGTGACCGGGCTCGCCTTCGCCGACGACGCCGAGCACGACCGCGACTACATCGCGCGGCTACGAGCGAGCGGGGTCTCGGCGCTCGTGTTCGGGCTCGAACCCGTGCACGCCGAAATCCCGGCGACGCTCCTCGCGGCCTGCCGCGAGGCAAACTTCCCGCTCATCGTGCTGCCGCCCCCGATCTACTTTGCGGCGGTCACGAGCATCGTCAACCGCGCCCTCGAGACCGAGCGCACCCGCGCGCTCGAGCACATGAACACGCTCGCCAGGCACCTCACCGAGGCCGTGCTGCAGCACCGGCCGGCGCAGCGACTCGTCGAGCGGCTCGCGACGGAGCGTGGCAGTTGGGCCGCGCTCCGCATCGGAGACGAGCTGTACCTCGGGGGCGACCTGCCGCAGGAGCTCGCTCTGACGGAGATGTTCGCCGAGTTTGACGAGCGCCTCCGCCGGCCCCGCGGAGCAAAGGGCGGGCCGTCCACGGCCTTCACGACCGTGCGCGCGGGAGGCGTCGACTACGAGGTCGCCGCGCACGAGGCGACGCCGCGCACCTCACGGAACCGGGGCGTCGACGGCAGCGCGATCCTTTCCATCGGACGCACCCCGCGCCTCACGCGCATCGACCTCACCGCGCTCCAGCTCGCGGCAAACCTCGTCGGGCTGCTGCTCCAGCTGCCCGCGGCGCAGTCAATGGCCGTCGACCAACTGCTCATGCAGTTGCTCATGGAGCGGCACGGCTCCCAGATCCTCGGCGCCGAGCGCGATCGGTTCGCGCGGCTCCTCGCCAATTCACTCGGCGGGGGCGCGCGGACGGCGCACGCGGTGATCGCGATGCGAGATCCTAATGTGGCGACCGCGGGTGACCCGGTTCCCGCCGGCGAAACCGTCGCCTCCGACACCAACTGGCTTCGCCAGCTGCTGCACACCCCGCTCGTCGAGCACCGCGCGAAGCAACTGCGCGCGTTCGTCGCGAGCGCGCCGACGCTCAGCGAGCTCGAACACGCGGGGCAGCTCGGGTGGCTCCTCGCCGTGAGCAGGCCGCACCCGCTGCTTGAGCTTCCGAGCGCGATGCAGGAGGCCGAGGAGCTCGCGCGGGCGGCGCTCCACATTGGCACCCACGTCGACGGTACGGCGCCTCCGTCCGAGGCGAGCTGGCCACTCGGGGCGGCAGCGGATCCGGCCGTCGCGCGCGCCGCCGCCGCGCAGTGGCTCGCGCCGATCCTCACCGCCGACACGGTGGAGCAGCGCGGGGCGCTCACGAGCTGGTTGCGTCAACACGGCTCGTGGGATCGCAGCGCTCGCGAACTCGGGCTACACCGAAACACCGTGAGGCGGCTCGTTGGCGAGGCCCAGGTGCGGCTCGGGCGCGACCTCGACGACCCGCTCGAGCGTGCTCGGGTGCTACTCGCGCTCACGGCGCTCGAGGCCGAACCGATCCCCGGGGTCGTTCCGGCGAAGCGCCCCGGGTAG
- a CDS encoding C-terminal binding protein: MTRPLVLFTDETDLDPAPGRQLLEVAGCETLLAELPSRAGEPQALPAGAERAVALVVGYARIDEALLERLPNVGFIATMSAGFDMIDRAAAEARGIWVVNLTDAATEEVAAHALTLMLALERDLRGSVAVTAAGGWTDDVTAVPRRLSGLTLGLFGFGRIAQRFAEVAGPSFARVIAHDPFVTAPVHGVELVDRDALIAQSDVLSLHLPLTADTHGAIDGAAFAAMRPGSSLVNVSRGELVDPEALTAALNSGQLRGAAVDVLHGEPPAVDHPLRNDPRVIVTPHVAFLSDGSLEHYTLDPARNVLDWLRTGTAARAAVPGRDTEPLLPAGE, translated from the coding sequence ATGACCCGGCCGCTTGTCCTTTTCACCGACGAGACTGACCTCGACCCGGCCCCCGGGCGCCAGCTGCTCGAGGTCGCGGGCTGTGAGACCCTCCTCGCTGAGCTCCCGTCGCGCGCGGGTGAGCCGCAGGCGCTTCCCGCGGGCGCTGAGCGGGCAGTCGCGCTTGTGGTCGGCTACGCCAGGATCGACGAGGCCCTGCTCGAGCGGCTGCCGAACGTCGGGTTCATCGCGACGATGAGCGCGGGCTTCGACATGATCGACCGCGCCGCGGCCGAGGCGCGCGGCATCTGGGTCGTGAACCTCACTGACGCCGCGACCGAAGAGGTCGCCGCGCACGCGCTCACGCTCATGCTCGCGCTCGAACGCGACCTGCGCGGCAGCGTCGCGGTCACGGCGGCCGGGGGCTGGACCGACGACGTGACCGCGGTGCCGCGCCGGCTCAGCGGGCTCACGCTTGGCCTGTTCGGGTTCGGGCGTATCGCGCAGCGGTTCGCCGAGGTGGCGGGCCCGAGCTTCGCCCGGGTCATCGCGCACGACCCGTTCGTGACGGCTCCCGTGCACGGCGTCGAACTCGTTGACCGCGACGCGCTCATCGCTCAGTCGGACGTACTGTCGCTGCACCTGCCGCTCACTGCCGACACCCACGGCGCGATCGACGGGGCCGCGTTCGCGGCGATGCGGCCGGGCTCGAGCCTCGTGAACGTGTCCCGCGGCGAGCTCGTCGACCCCGAGGCGCTCACCGCAGCGCTCAACTCGGGGCAGCTGCGAGGCGCCGCGGTCGACGTGCTGCACGGCGAGCCCCCGGCCGTCGACCACCCGCTCAGGAACGATCCGCGCGTGATCGTGACCCCGCACGTCGCGTTTCTTTCAGACGGCTCGCTCGAGCACTACACGCTCGACCCCGCGCGAAACGTGCTCGACTGGCTGCGTACCGGAACCGCTGCGCGGGCGGCGGTGCCCGGCCGCGACACCGAGCCGCTGCTTCCCGCCGGGGAGTAG
- a CDS encoding ABC transporter ATP-binding protein, translating into MTHVILQADRLTQQYGSTRALDSLSLAIAEGTSTAIMGASGSGKTTLLHMLAGILTPDSGSVTYAGQAISGLADAERSRLRREQFGFVFQQGLLIPELTAVENVALAPMLNGAKKSEAIGPAAQWLHALGLAGMEDRRIGQLSGGQAQRVAIARAQVTGARVIFADEPTGALDSNTSQDVMNALLSSTSGNGRTLVVVTHDPNVAARCQRVVTLSDGRIVADTAHAPGASGAQS; encoded by the coding sequence ATGACACACGTGATCCTCCAGGCGGACCGCCTCACGCAGCAGTACGGCAGTACCCGCGCCCTCGATTCCCTCTCTCTCGCGATCGCCGAGGGCACTTCAACGGCCATCATGGGCGCATCAGGCTCTGGCAAGACCACCCTGCTGCACATGCTGGCCGGCATCCTCACCCCTGACTCGGGTTCGGTGACGTATGCAGGGCAGGCGATCAGCGGGCTCGCCGACGCCGAACGCAGCAGGCTGCGGCGCGAGCAGTTCGGGTTCGTGTTTCAGCAGGGCCTCCTGATCCCAGAGCTCACCGCGGTCGAGAACGTCGCGCTCGCGCCGATGCTCAACGGCGCAAAGAAGAGCGAGGCGATCGGGCCAGCGGCGCAGTGGTTGCACGCGCTCGGACTCGCGGGAATGGAGGATCGCCGCATCGGGCAACTCTCCGGCGGACAGGCGCAGCGCGTTGCCATCGCCCGGGCCCAGGTCACTGGTGCCCGCGTGATCTTTGCTGACGAGCCGACGGGCGCGCTCGACTCGAACACTTCCCAGGACGTCATGAACGCGCTGCTCTCGAGCACCTCGGGCAACGGCCGTACGCTCGTGGTCGTGACCCACGACCCGAACGTGGCGGCCCGGTGCCAGCGAGTGGTGACCCTCTCGGACGGGCGCATCGTCGCCGACACCGCGCACGCCCCCGGCGCGAGCGGAGCCCAGTCATGA
- a CDS encoding thiamine pyrophosphate-binding protein, translated as MTTQTPDTGQRIGGDVVLETLLALGARGVVGLPGQHALGLFDALRRSDLAYLSARVENNAGFMADGLARVTGDVAPLLLSTGPGALTSLAALQEAAASSIPVLAISAQIPVAGLGGGRHGYLHELPDQSASFRGVVKHVVTVRTMAQIPTAMAEAWRVAAAAPQGPVLVEVPQDILLASAHDVPVLTGATLAKTPAPLAPVAETVQHAAAALAGAERPVIFAGGGVVRAGAERELAALAERLDAPVVTTFSGKTAMPWGHPLSAQGWIEDIATTEFLENADVLVIVGSGVGELSSNYHTFRPHGRVIQIEADLGKLGSNHPGIGIHADAKIALAELEAAVTAAGRASTPERRAAATGSIETLLGTVLDRVEGQGREAEIALVRGLREAIADDTKVYWDMTILAYWAWSAWDARGAEFASAQGAGGLGYGFPAALGAAFGRRILGETGSVLAVSGDGGALYGIAELAVAAQHDLPVVWLIVDDGGYGVLREYMEGAFGAATATELTRPNYVALAESFGIPAEQTTLADAPATVARALAAGGPRVVVLPAVLELFAPTHLDRLPGANGAAA; from the coding sequence ATGACCACTCAGACACCAGACACCGGCCAGCGCATCGGCGGCGACGTCGTGCTCGAGACGCTGCTCGCGCTCGGCGCGCGCGGCGTCGTCGGGCTCCCCGGCCAGCACGCGCTCGGCCTGTTTGACGCGCTGCGCCGCTCTGACCTCGCCTACCTCAGCGCTCGCGTCGAGAACAACGCCGGGTTCATGGCCGACGGTCTCGCCCGCGTGACCGGCGATGTCGCGCCGCTGCTGCTGTCGACGGGCCCCGGAGCGCTCACCTCGCTCGCCGCGCTGCAGGAGGCCGCGGCCTCCTCGATCCCTGTCCTCGCGATCAGCGCGCAGATCCCCGTCGCAGGGCTCGGCGGCGGCCGCCACGGCTACCTACACGAACTGCCCGACCAGTCGGCCTCGTTCCGCGGCGTCGTGAAGCACGTCGTGACCGTGCGCACGATGGCACAGATCCCGACCGCGATGGCTGAGGCCTGGCGCGTCGCGGCGGCCGCGCCGCAGGGCCCCGTGCTTGTCGAGGTGCCGCAGGACATCCTGCTCGCCTCCGCGCACGACGTCCCCGTACTCACGGGCGCGACCCTCGCGAAGACGCCCGCGCCGCTCGCTCCCGTCGCGGAGACCGTCCAACACGCCGCGGCCGCTCTCGCCGGGGCCGAGCGCCCGGTGATCTTCGCCGGCGGTGGGGTCGTGCGCGCCGGCGCCGAGCGCGAGCTCGCCGCGCTCGCTGAGCGCCTCGATGCGCCAGTCGTCACGACGTTCAGCGGCAAGACCGCAATGCCCTGGGGGCACCCGCTCTCCGCGCAGGGGTGGATCGAGGACATCGCGACGACCGAGTTCCTTGAGAACGCCGACGTGCTCGTCATCGTCGGCAGCGGTGTCGGTGAGCTCTCCAGCAACTACCACACGTTCCGCCCGCACGGTCGCGTGATCCAGATCGAGGCCGATCTCGGGAAGCTCGGCTCAAACCACCCGGGCATCGGGATCCACGCCGACGCGAAAATCGCGCTCGCGGAGCTTGAGGCCGCGGTCACCGCGGCCGGTCGTGCCTCGACGCCCGAGCGCCGCGCGGCGGCGACCGGGAGCATCGAAACGCTCCTCGGCACGGTGCTCGACCGCGTCGAGGGCCAGGGCCGCGAGGCCGAGATCGCGCTCGTCCGCGGGCTGCGGGAGGCGATCGCGGACGACACGAAGGTGTACTGGGACATGACGATCCTCGCCTACTGGGCGTGGTCGGCGTGGGATGCGCGCGGCGCCGAGTTCGCCTCGGCGCAGGGCGCCGGCGGGCTCGGATACGGCTTCCCCGCTGCGCTGGGCGCGGCGTTCGGGCGCAGGATCCTGGGCGAGACGGGATCCGTGCTCGCGGTCTCCGGCGACGGCGGCGCGCTCTACGGCATCGCCGAGCTCGCGGTCGCGGCCCAGCACGACCTGCCGGTCGTGTGGCTCATCGTCGACGACGGCGGCTACGGCGTGCTGCGCGAGTACATGGAGGGCGCGTTCGGCGCGGCCACCGCGACCGAGCTCACCCGCCCGAACTACGTCGCGCTCGCCGAGTCGTTCGGCATCCCCGCCGAGCAGACGACGCTCGCGGACGCCCCCGCGACCGTCGCCCGTGCCCTGGCCGCAGGTGGTCCTCGGGTCGTCGTGCTGCCCGCAGTGCTCGAGCTGTTCGCCCCAACACACCTCGACCGGCTCCCCGGCGCGAACGGAGCGGCAGCATGA
- a CDS encoding dipeptidase: MTTRHRRRWVRRTIIGTVLVLALAATAFFALAPGIAERSMNEVTGDPIPEVSAEAAALHSKLAVADLHSDTLMWDRSLNTRAGRGHVDVPRLEEGNVALQVFSSVSKSPKGQNYDSNTGDTDNITLLSFAQLQPPKTWFSLVERSRYHAAKLTRDAEASGGALRVITTRAELEQLLVDRSEGAPVIGALFSVEGLQNLEGDLANLDVLFADGMRMAGLTHFFDNELADSMHGVGKGGLTDMGREAISKMEDLGIVVDIAHASHQTIAEVLEMAQKPVVASHGGVQATCDVNRNLTDEEIRGVSETRGVIGIGYWDAAVCELTPQAVVDAIDHVVKVGGIETAALGSDYDGSTEVAWDTSHLAIITQELMNRGYDEDDIHAIMGGNTIRVLAETLPAN; encoded by the coding sequence ATGACAACTCGACACCGTCGTCGCTGGGTCCGGCGAACCATTATCGGAACCGTGCTCGTCCTCGCGCTCGCCGCAACCGCGTTCTTTGCGCTCGCGCCGGGAATCGCAGAGCGGAGCATGAACGAGGTCACCGGGGATCCGATTCCCGAGGTCTCGGCCGAAGCCGCCGCGCTGCACTCGAAACTCGCGGTCGCAGACCTCCACTCTGACACGCTGATGTGGGATCGTTCGCTGAACACCCGTGCTGGCCGCGGCCACGTCGACGTGCCCAGGCTGGAGGAGGGCAATGTCGCCCTGCAGGTGTTTTCGTCGGTGTCGAAGTCGCCGAAGGGGCAGAACTACGACTCGAACACGGGAGACACTGACAACATCACGCTGCTCTCGTTCGCGCAGCTGCAACCCCCGAAGACCTGGTTCTCATTGGTTGAGCGGTCGCGGTACCACGCCGCGAAGCTCACCCGTGACGCCGAGGCTTCGGGCGGCGCGCTGCGCGTGATCACGACGCGGGCCGAGCTCGAACAGCTGCTTGTCGACCGGTCGGAGGGCGCCCCCGTGATCGGAGCGCTGTTCTCGGTCGAAGGCCTGCAGAACCTTGAGGGTGACCTCGCGAACCTCGACGTGCTGTTCGCTGACGGGATGCGCATGGCTGGCCTCACGCACTTCTTCGACAACGAGCTCGCCGACTCCATGCACGGCGTCGGCAAGGGCGGTCTCACGGACATGGGGCGCGAGGCGATCTCGAAGATGGAAGACCTCGGTATCGTCGTGGACATTGCTCACGCGAGCCACCAGACCATCGCGGAGGTGCTCGAGATGGCGCAGAAGCCCGTCGTCGCGAGCCACGGCGGGGTTCAGGCGACCTGCGACGTGAACCGCAACCTCACTGACGAGGAGATCCGCGGTGTATCGGAGACGCGCGGTGTGATCGGGATCGGGTACTGGGATGCCGCGGTCTGCGAGCTCACCCCACAGGCGGTTGTTGACGCGATCGACCACGTTGTGAAGGTCGGAGGCATCGAGACCGCGGCCCTCGGCAGCGACTACGACGGATCGACCGAGGTCGCTTGGGACACGAGCCACCTCGCGATCATCACGCAGGAACTCATGAACCGTGGGTACGACGAAGACGATATCCACGCGATCATGGGTGGCAACACGATTCGGGTGCTCGCGGAGACCCTGCCCGCTAACTAG
- a CDS encoding sodium:solute symporter: protein MVLDYIIIAAYLVGILGVGYWGMKRSKSKSDYLVAGRRLGGFMYSGAMSAIVLGGASTVGGIGLGWEYGISGAWLVTCIGLGILVLSAFLAKRIVKLKVTTVTEMLDLRYGGSNGLISGIVMFLYTLMLTVTSTLAYATIFHVLFGISNVWGVVIGGSIVAVYSIMGGMWSITMTDVVQFVIKTVGMFLLLLPIALMTASDEAGGWAGIRERLGDSFFSPWSIGGMTIVTYVIVYTLGLLIGQDIWQRVVTARTPRVAKWGGIASGVYCLLYAFAGALIGMAARVLFPDMPNRDDAFAFMAQEMLPPGVRGIVLAAALSAMMSTASGALIASATVFTSDLMPAMRRVLGMKPKQAKLEDGHVAGDSLVSYRVTIFVLAGITMFISTLVTDVVAALTIAYDILVGGLLVAIVGGLFWKRGTRAGALASMLVGTVTVVVSMFIWGILANEPIYFSLLASLVTYVVVSLCTKPVAPQVLDEWTHRLSLDDRTAVNDVVYTDIER, encoded by the coding sequence GTGGTCCTGGACTACATCATCATTGCCGCGTATCTCGTCGGCATCCTCGGCGTCGGCTACTGGGGCATGAAGCGCTCCAAGTCGAAGAGCGACTACCTCGTCGCAGGCCGCAGGCTCGGCGGCTTCATGTACTCGGGCGCGATGAGCGCCATCGTGCTCGGCGGCGCTTCGACCGTTGGTGGCATCGGCCTCGGCTGGGAGTACGGCATCTCGGGCGCCTGGCTCGTCACCTGCATCGGCCTCGGCATCCTCGTGCTGAGCGCGTTCCTCGCGAAGCGCATCGTGAAGCTCAAGGTCACGACCGTCACCGAGATGCTCGACCTGCGGTACGGCGGCTCGAACGGACTCATCTCGGGCATCGTGATGTTCCTGTACACGCTCATGCTCACCGTGACCTCGACGCTCGCCTACGCGACGATCTTCCACGTACTGTTCGGCATTTCGAACGTGTGGGGCGTCGTCATCGGTGGCTCGATCGTCGCCGTCTACTCGATCATGGGCGGCATGTGGTCGATCACCATGACCGACGTCGTGCAGTTCGTCATTAAGACCGTCGGCATGTTCCTGCTGCTGCTTCCGATCGCCCTCATGACCGCCTCGGACGAGGCCGGCGGCTGGGCCGGTATACGTGAGCGCCTCGGCGACTCGTTCTTCTCGCCGTGGTCGATCGGCGGCATGACCATCGTCACCTACGTCATCGTGTACACCCTCGGCCTGCTCATCGGGCAAGACATCTGGCAGCGCGTCGTCACGGCCCGCACCCCGCGCGTCGCGAAGTGGGGCGGCATTGCCTCGGGCGTGTACTGCCTGCTCTACGCGTTCGCCGGTGCCCTCATCGGTATGGCGGCGCGTGTGCTCTTCCCCGACATGCCGAACCGCGACGACGCGTTCGCGTTCATGGCGCAGGAGATGCTGCCGCCCGGCGTCCGCGGTATCGTTCTCGCCGCGGCACTCTCGGCGATGATGTCGACCGCGAGCGGCGCGCTCATCGCCTCGGCGACGGTGTTCACCTCTGACCTCATGCCGGCCATGCGGCGCGTGCTCGGCATGAAGCCGAAGCAGGCGAAGCTCGAAGACGGCCACGTTGCGGGCGACAGCCTGGTGAGCTACCGGGTCACGATCTTCGTGCTGGCAGGCATCACGATGTTCATCTCGACGCTCGTCACCGACGTTGTCGCGGCGCTCACCATCGCATACGACATCCTGGTCGGCGGCCTGCTCGTCGCGATCGTCGGCGGGTTGTTCTGGAAGCGCGGCACCCGTGCCGGGGCTCTCGCGAGCATGCTCGTCGGCACCGTCACCGTCGTCGTCTCGATGTTCATCTGGGGCATCCTCGCGAACGAGCCGATCTACTTCAGCCTGCTCGCGAGCCTCGTCACCTACGTCGTCGTGAGCCTCTGCACGAAGCCCGTCGCGCCGCAGGTGCTCGACGAGTGGACCCACAGGCTCAGCCTCGATGACCGCACCGCGGTCAACGACGTCGTCTACACCGACATCGAGCGCTAA
- the speB gene encoding agmatinase — protein sequence MTEHTPQGPVDASLTPRYAGIATFAKLPRIEDVPAADIAVVGVPFDTGVSFRPGARFGPAHVREASRLLRPYNPAQDVSPFYIKQVVDAGDIVANPFNLDEAVDQVEAAATELGEKVDKIVTIGGDHTIALPLLRAINKKHGPVAVLHFDAHLDTWDTYFGAPTTHGTPFRRASEEGLIDMTASMHGGTRGPLYGKQDLEDDAMLGFQIVTSEFIEEHGIPAALEKIRGRVGDKPLYISIDIDVLDPSHAPGTGTPEAGGLTSREMLRLIRGLADLHIVGADVVEVAPAYDHAQITAVAASHVVYELVSAMAARD from the coding sequence GTGACCGAACACACCCCACAGGGCCCGGTCGACGCAAGTCTGACCCCCCGCTACGCCGGCATCGCCACGTTCGCCAAGCTGCCCCGTATCGAAGACGTACCCGCGGCCGACATCGCCGTCGTCGGAGTCCCCTTCGACACCGGTGTGAGCTTCCGCCCGGGCGCACGCTTCGGCCCCGCCCACGTCCGTGAGGCATCGCGCCTCCTGCGCCCGTACAACCCCGCACAGGACGTCTCGCCGTTCTACATCAAGCAGGTTGTTGACGCAGGCGACATCGTCGCGAACCCGTTCAACCTCGACGAGGCCGTCGACCAGGTCGAAGCCGCAGCGACCGAGCTCGGCGAAAAGGTCGACAAGATCGTCACGATTGGCGGCGACCACACGATCGCCCTCCCGCTCCTTCGCGCAATCAACAAGAAGCACGGCCCGGTTGCCGTGCTCCACTTCGACGCGCACCTCGACACGTGGGACACCTACTTCGGCGCGCCCACGACACACGGCACCCCGTTCCGCCGCGCGTCCGAGGAGGGCCTCATCGACATGACCGCGTCGATGCACGGTGGCACCCGCGGGCCGCTCTACGGCAAGCAGGATCTCGAGGACGACGCAATGCTCGGCTTCCAGATCGTGACGAGCGAGTTCATCGAAGAGCACGGGATTCCCGCGGCCCTCGAGAAGATCCGGGGGCGCGTCGGTGACAAGCCCCTGTACATCTCGATCGACATCGACGTGCTCGACCCGTCGCACGCTCCCGGCACCGGCACGCCCGAGGCTGGCGGCCTGACGAGCCGCGAGATGCTTCGCCTCATCCGCGGCCTCGCAGACCTGCACATCGTGGGTGCCGACGTCGTTGAGGTTGCGCCCGCGTACGACCACGCGCAGATCACCGCTGTCGCGGCGAGCCACGTGGTCTACGAGCTCGTGAGCGCAATGGCGGCGCGCGACTAA
- a CDS encoding helix-turn-helix domain-containing protein: MRPIHPTAAETQVQIGAKLRSSRQAQGLTLEQLAAASDLTKGFISRIERDETMPSVPTLVQLCQALSLPIGSLFEEPNVQLVELAGAPRINMGGIGADERLVTPRAEERVQVLRSSVEPGGSGGDELYTVSCDVESLHVVAGVVEVRFSDREVTLAPGDTLTFPGRTPHTWRAGEAGAEIVWILVPAAWSGSR; encoded by the coding sequence GTGCGACCGATCCACCCCACCGCGGCCGAGACTCAGGTGCAGATCGGCGCAAAGCTCCGTAGCTCGCGCCAGGCCCAGGGGCTCACGCTCGAACAGCTCGCCGCGGCCTCGGATCTCACCAAGGGCTTCATCAGCCGCATCGAGCGCGACGAGACGATGCCGAGCGTGCCGACGCTGGTGCAGCTCTGCCAGGCGCTCTCGCTGCCGATCGGGTCGTTGTTCGAGGAGCCCAACGTGCAGCTTGTCGAACTCGCGGGTGCGCCCCGCATCAACATGGGCGGCATCGGGGCCGACGAACGCCTCGTCACGCCTCGGGCGGAAGAACGCGTCCAGGTGCTCCGCTCGAGTGTCGAGCCCGGCGGCTCGGGCGGCGACGAGCTCTACACCGTCAGCTGCGACGTGGAGTCGCTGCACGTCGTCGCCGGTGTGGTCGAGGTGCGGTTCTCGGACCGCGAGGTGACGCTCGCCCCGGGAGACACGCTCACGTTCCCCGGGCGCACGCCGCACACGTGGCGTGCGGGCGAGGCCGGGGCCGAGATCGTCTGGATCTTGGTGCCCGCCGCTTGGAGCGGCTCGCGCTAG
- the tyrS gene encoding tyrosine--tRNA ligase, with product MNERTELMANQRIDDSFPTLWEELEWRGLIHVSTDAEALSELLEGEPFAYYCGFDPTASSLHLGHLVQLLLMRRLQLKGHLPLGLVGGSTGLIGDPRPTSERTLNSRETVAQWVDSLGEQVSKYLSFEGDNAARLVNNLDWTAPLSAIDFLREIGKYFRVGTMIKKDIVAKRLDSDEGISYTEFSYQILQGLDYLELYRQYDCKLQSGGSDQWGNLTSGTELIRKAEGASVHAIGTPLITNADGTKFGKSEGNAIWLNPEMCSPYAFYQFWLNQADADVVDRLKVFTFLTRAEIEDYATRVAEEPFKRAAQKRLALEVTTLVHGAKATQGAIDASAALFGQGELSDLDEASLAGAVSELPAASGAAGASVAQLLVDAGLVKSLGEARRAIAQGGVYVNNAKVESEDAELATADLLHGKFAVLRRGKKTLAAVRA from the coding sequence ATGAACGAACGCACCGAGCTCATGGCCAACCAGCGCATTGACGACAGCTTCCCCACCCTGTGGGAGGAGCTGGAGTGGCGCGGGCTGATCCACGTATCGACTGACGCTGAAGCGCTGTCTGAACTGCTTGAGGGCGAACCGTTCGCGTACTATTGCGGCTTTGATCCGACGGCGTCGAGCCTGCACCTCGGGCACCTCGTGCAGCTGCTGCTCATGCGCCGCCTGCAGCTGAAGGGCCACCTCCCGCTCGGCCTCGTCGGCGGCTCGACCGGCCTCATCGGCGACCCGCGCCCCACGAGCGAGCGCACCCTGAACTCGCGTGAGACGGTCGCGCAGTGGGTGGATTCGCTCGGCGAGCAGGTCTCGAAGTACCTGAGCTTCGAGGGCGACAACGCTGCGCGCCTGGTGAACAACCTCGACTGGACCGCGCCGCTGTCAGCGATCGATTTCCTGCGCGAGATCGGCAAGTACTTCCGCGTCGGCACGATGATCAAGAAAGACATCGTCGCGAAGCGCCTCGACTCTGATGAGGGCATCAGCTACACCGAGTTCAGCTACCAGATTCTGCAGGGTCTCGACTACCTCGAGCTGTACCGGCAGTACGACTGCAAGCTGCAGTCGGGCGGTTCTGATCAGTGGGGCAACCTCACGAGCGGCACCGAGCTCATTCGTAAAGCCGAGGGCGCGAGCGTGCACGCGATCGGCACCCCGCTCATCACGAACGCTGACGGTACGAAGTTCGGCAAGAGCGAGGGCAACGCGATCTGGCTGAACCCCGAGATGTGCTCGCCCTACGCGTTTTACCAGTTCTGGCTGAACCAGGCCGATGCTGACGTCGTGGATCGCCTGAAGGTGTTCACGTTCCTCACCCGTGCCGAGATCGAGGACTACGCGACGCGGGTTGCGGAGGAGCCGTTCAAGCGTGCGGCTCAGAAGCGCCTCGCGCTCGAGGTCACGACCCTCGTGCACGGCGCGAAGGCGACTCAGGGCGCGATCGACGCGTCGGCGGCGCTTTTTGGACAGGGCGAGCTCTCCGACCTCGACGAGGCCTCGCTCGCTGGCGCGGTGTCTGAGCTGCCCGCGGCCTCGGGCGCGGCAGGCGCGAGCGTTGCGCAGTTGCTCGTCGACGCTGGGCTCGTGAAGAGTCTCGGCGAGGCTCGCCGCGCGATCGCACAGGGCGGCGTGTACGTCAACAACGCGAAGGTCGAGTCCGAAGACGCAGAGCTTGCGACGGCGGATCTGCTGCACGGGAAGTTCGCCGTGCTGCGCCGCGGGAAGAAGACGCTCGCGGCGGTGCGCGCGTAG